The following are encoded together in the Acidobacteriota bacterium genome:
- a CDS encoding queuosine precursor transporter — translation MASGNDTLHPIEASHLQARRERVFLIFAGIFLGTLAMLNILGISRFIKLYEIQTAGGTPLIFAIAVGVLPYPMTFLCTDFISEFYGRRRANFVVFVGLLLNIWVVVIMWLGGVLPGFEQIDPATGEIIRDAAGRLPVFFEIRALTFGAVTASMIAYLAAQFCDVWVFHFWKRVTKGRLLWVRNNGSTMISQLVDTTAVILITHYYAHALPVDPAHPIGRQLALFILTGYAFKFIIAALDTIPFYIGVHYLRDYLQIDPLREHDLHDNDPPE, via the coding sequence ATGGCATCCGGAAACGACACACTTCACCCTATCGAGGCCTCTCACCTCCAGGCTCGGCGCGAACGCGTCTTCCTGATTTTCGCCGGGATCTTCCTTGGCACCCTGGCAATGCTCAACATCCTCGGCATCAGCCGATTCATAAAACTCTACGAGATCCAGACCGCTGGAGGAACACCGCTGATATTCGCCATCGCAGTCGGCGTTCTGCCTTACCCGATGACCTTTCTCTGCACCGATTTCATCAGCGAATTCTACGGTCGCCGTCGCGCCAACTTCGTCGTCTTCGTCGGCCTCCTGCTGAACATCTGGGTGGTCGTGATCATGTGGCTCGGTGGAGTATTGCCCGGTTTCGAGCAAATCGACCCTGCGACCGGCGAAATCATCCGCGACGCCGCCGGGCGATTACCGGTATTTTTCGAAATCCGCGCCCTGACCTTCGGCGCCGTGACGGCATCGATGATCGCCTACCTGGCAGCGCAGTTCTGCGATGTCTGGGTCTTCCACTTTTGGAAGCGTGTCACCAAGGGGCGTCTCTTGTGGGTACGGAACAATGGTTCGACGATGATCAGCCAGCTTGTCGACACGACGGCGGTCATCCTCATCACCCACTACTATGCCCACGCCCTGCCGGTGGATCCCGCTCACCCCATAGGGCGACAACTCGCCCTGTTCATCCTCACTGGCTATGCCTTCAAATTCATCATTGCCGCGCTCGACACCATTCCGTTCTACATCGGGGTTCACTACCTCAGAGATTACCTCCAGATAGACCCACTTCGAGAGCACGATCTGCACGACAACGATCCGCCCGAATAG
- a CDS encoding metallopeptidase family protein, giving the protein MMDRDQFESVVADALDSLPPEFSELMSNITVQVREEPDIASIERVGLDPRHHTLFGLYTGVPLDERGGWYGNVLPDVIILYRRPLLRACSDRSALVRQIQLTLLHEIGHHFGFSEEEMDAWEHEFAGLVDDEVD; this is encoded by the coding sequence ATGATGGACCGCGACCAGTTCGAGTCTGTCGTTGCCGACGCGCTCGACAGCCTGCCGCCCGAGTTCTCCGAGTTGATGTCCAACATCACCGTCCAGGTGCGTGAGGAGCCGGACATTGCCTCGATCGAAAGAGTGGGCCTCGACCCGCGACATCACACCCTCTTCGGCCTCTACACCGGGGTCCCCCTCGATGAGCGCGGCGGCTGGTACGGTAACGTCCTACCGGACGTCATCATCCTGTACCGCCGGCCGCTGCTGCGGGCATGCTCGGACCGGTCCGCTCTCGTCAGGCAGATACAGCTCACCCTTTTGCACGAGATCGGCCACCACTTCGGCTTCTCAGAGGAAGAGATGGATGCGTGGGAGCACGAGTTCGCGGGTCTTGTGGATGACGAGGTTGATTGA
- a CDS encoding NupC/NupG family nucleoside CNT transporter encodes MRFIGVLGVMVLLGLAWAMSYHKRDVRPRVVLWGLGLQFLFALIILRNDYWSFVGMGVLGVLVAVYVLRRDPVTSDRGYGSVAALLVGASAVSAVLGFLGPPVVGIGVIILLIALLVNTRFKLAPALQAPLGALLVTSIVAWLVASGFHGRVIFEGLSQKVAAFLDLSDYGARFLFGNLADRQYFFPGGAANWPGFGFQFAFKVLPTIIFFGGFMAVLYYLGIMQRVIETLARFMRWTVGTSGAETLSCTANIFVGQTEAPLLIKPFLPDMTRSELLTVMVGGFATIAGGVLAAYIAMGIDAGHLIAASVMSAPAALLVGKIIYPELEHSVTAGDVEMPDIDSGGNVIEAAANGITDGLKLAVNVGAMLIGFIALIAVLDVALNWLDSLIDGRLLNGAVVTYSSGGMSPVVSEFKGIFPGSLQTLFGVVLRPLAWVMGVPWNDAGLVGNLLGIKLSLNELVAYGLLGTYIQEGALSARAVTISTYALCGFANFSSIGIQLGGIAAVAPNRRADLASLGLKAMFGGAIASWLTATIAGLLL; translated from the coding sequence ATGCGGTTCATTGGTGTCCTCGGCGTGATGGTCCTGCTCGGTCTGGCATGGGCGATGTCGTATCACAAACGAGACGTGCGGCCGCGTGTCGTTTTGTGGGGTCTCGGTCTTCAATTCCTGTTTGCACTGATCATCCTGCGCAACGATTATTGGAGTTTTGTCGGAATGGGCGTTCTCGGCGTTCTCGTGGCGGTGTACGTGTTGCGTCGCGATCCAGTCACGTCGGATCGAGGCTATGGATCGGTGGCTGCGCTTCTCGTCGGCGCGAGCGCCGTAAGCGCGGTTCTAGGATTCCTCGGGCCCCCGGTGGTCGGAATCGGGGTGATCATCCTCCTGATAGCCTTGCTGGTGAACACTCGATTCAAGTTGGCACCCGCCCTGCAGGCTCCGCTCGGAGCCCTGCTGGTGACCTCGATCGTGGCCTGGCTCGTGGCATCAGGTTTCCACGGGCGTGTGATTTTCGAGGGCCTGAGTCAGAAGGTCGCAGCCTTTCTCGATCTCTCCGACTATGGCGCGCGCTTTCTTTTCGGCAATCTCGCCGACCGCCAGTACTTCTTTCCGGGGGGCGCGGCGAATTGGCCGGGTTTCGGGTTTCAGTTCGCGTTCAAGGTCCTGCCGACAATCATCTTCTTTGGCGGCTTCATGGCAGTGCTTTACTACCTGGGAATCATGCAACGCGTGATCGAGACCCTTGCTCGATTCATGCGGTGGACGGTCGGAACGAGTGGTGCAGAAACTCTGTCCTGTACGGCCAACATTTTCGTCGGACAGACCGAAGCGCCGTTGCTGATCAAACCCTTCCTGCCTGACATGACTCGCTCGGAACTGTTGACCGTCATGGTCGGTGGTTTTGCGACCATTGCCGGTGGCGTTCTGGCTGCCTATATCGCGATGGGGATCGATGCCGGCCATCTGATCGCTGCCAGCGTGATGTCGGCGCCGGCCGCGCTCCTGGTCGGGAAGATCATTTATCCGGAGCTCGAGCACTCGGTGACCGCCGGGGACGTCGAAATGCCGGACATCGACTCCGGTGGCAATGTCATCGAGGCAGCCGCCAACGGCATCACCGATGGTCTCAAGCTCGCGGTCAACGTGGGAGCGATGTTGATCGGGTTCATCGCTCTGATCGCCGTGCTCGACGTGGCTCTCAACTGGCTCGATTCGCTGATCGACGGCAGATTGCTGAACGGCGCGGTCGTGACCTACAGCTCGGGAGGAATGTCGCCTGTGGTCAGCGAGTTCAAAGGCATCTTTCCGGGCTCGCTGCAGACGCTTTTCGGCGTCGTATTGAGGCCGCTGGCGTGGGTGATGGGGGTTCCCTGGAATGATGCGGGTCTGGTCGGCAATCTGCTCGGCATCAAGCTCTCGCTGAACGAGCTGGTGGCCTACGGGCTGCTCGGTACCTACATTCAGGAAGGCGCGTTGTCCGCACGGGCCGTGACCATTTCCACCTACGCCCTCTGCGGGTTCGCCAACTTCTCGTCGATTGGTATCCAGCTGGGCGGCATCGCCGCTGTCGCGCCGAACCGAAGGGCGGATCTGGCGAGCCTCGGTCTGAAGGCGATGTTTGGTGGCGCCATCGCATCGTGGCTGACCGCGACTATCGCCGGCCTGCTCCTGTAA
- a CDS encoding DUF393 domain-containing protein, producing MSTDNSRALEVWIDGDCRLCQRSKAWCEHRDRNARIRFFDFRSAADSDLPVRRTDHEASVWVRNGSGELLGGFAAWQCIVAELPGWRWLATTTSIPPLSRVGPPLYRLIAKLRLFRRR from the coding sequence ATGAGCACCGACAATTCACGTGCCCTCGAAGTCTGGATCGACGGCGATTGCCGCCTTTGTCAGAGATCGAAAGCGTGGTGTGAGCATCGCGATCGCAACGCCCGCATTCGGTTCTTCGACTTTCGCTCCGCGGCAGATAGCGATCTGCCGGTCCGTCGAACCGACCACGAGGCCTCGGTCTGGGTTCGAAACGGCAGCGGCGAGCTGCTGGGAGGATTTGCCGCGTGGCAATGCATCGTTGCCGAGCTTCCCGGCTGGCGATGGCTGGCAACCACCACCTCCATCCCTCCCCTCAGCCGTGTCGGTCCGCCCCTGTATCGCCTGATTGCGAAGCTCCGTCTTTTTCGCCGGCGCTGA
- a CDS encoding metalloregulator ArsR/SmtB family transcription factor: MAEHFALLAGETRLKIIELLVESDELCVCDLATVLEMTPAAVSQHLSRLRSGRLVQSRRDGMTIYYRIAENSVGRSTVQLLGRQLGAEE, from the coding sequence ATGGCGGAGCACTTCGCCTTGTTGGCAGGTGAGACCCGCCTCAAGATCATCGAGCTTCTCGTCGAAAGTGACGAACTGTGCGTCTGCGACCTGGCTACGGTGCTCGAAATGACCCCGGCAGCCGTGTCGCAGCATCTGAGTCGCTTGCGGTCCGGGCGGCTGGTGCAGTCGCGCCGCGACGGTATGACGATCTATTATCGAATCGCCGAAAATTCGGTGGGGCGCTCGACGGTCCAATTGCTCGGGCGACAGCTCGGAGCGGAGGAGTAA
- a CDS encoding cation transporter: MRQIISVIAILMAAGLMVAQAKADQKPEQVRTVFNVQGMHCDGCSSTITATLERVDGVVSAQADHEKGTAEAVYRPRKVEVEKLKAEIEKLGYTVTGLKTEVVEK; the protein is encoded by the coding sequence ATGCGTCAGATCATCTCAGTGATCGCGATATTGATGGCCGCAGGTTTGATGGTCGCTCAAGCAAAGGCCGATCAAAAGCCCGAGCAGGTGAGGACGGTATTCAACGTCCAAGGGATGCACTGTGATGGGTGCTCCTCCACCATCACCGCGACTCTCGAACGGGTGGACGGGGTGGTTTCGGCCCAGGCCGATCACGAGAAGGGAACTGCCGAGGCGGTCTACCGGCCGCGCAAGGTCGAAGTTGAGAAGCTCAAGGCCGAGATCGAAAAGCTCGGCTACACGGTGACTGGTTTGAAAACCGAGGTAGTAGAGAAGTGA
- a CDS encoding Smr/MutS family protein — protein sequence MLRPAFRDPNVLWAYVGTKFGVFMVAAIVTWPLARLIGPEAWIGLGVFGVLLAAITAAVLFGGSAEDPERKESETLRMDNGGEALLDPDVPVIIPAEDSIDLHPFPPRDVPDVVDAYLEVAAEKGFSEVRLIHGRGIGVQRDRVQKLLARHPLVSGFHDAPTDRGGWGATIAYLKRPS from the coding sequence ATGCTCCGACCGGCATTTCGCGACCCGAATGTTCTCTGGGCATATGTCGGGACGAAATTCGGCGTCTTCATGGTTGCGGCCATCGTGACCTGGCCGCTGGCTCGTCTCATCGGGCCGGAGGCATGGATCGGCCTTGGTGTCTTCGGCGTTCTTCTGGCGGCAATCACGGCGGCCGTGCTTTTTGGGGGTTCGGCGGAGGATCCGGAGAGGAAGGAATCCGAAACCCTGCGCATGGACAACGGTGGTGAAGCGCTTCTCGATCCTGATGTTCCGGTCATCATTCCAGCCGAAGACAGCATCGACCTGCATCCGTTTCCTCCCCGCGACGTGCCGGACGTCGTCGATGCTTACCTCGAGGTCGCGGCTGAGAAGGGCTTCTCCGAGGTGCGGCTGATTCACGGGCGTGGCATCGGCGTGCAGCGCGATCGTGTCCAGAAGCTGCTTGCGCGCCACCCGCTGGTTTCGGGTTTTCATGACGCGCCCACGGATCGTGGTGGCTGGGGTGCCACCATCGCCTACCTCAAGAGACCATCTTGA
- the asnS gene encoding asparagine--tRNA ligase → MSRPVITIAELAEYEDQEVAIRGWVYNWRKKGKLRFIILRDGFGYLQCVVFRPEVEEAVWETAVELTQESSVEVTGLIVPDDRAPGGYELKVSDLQIIQVAPEFPIGKKDHGPDFLLNHRHLWLRSRRQHAIMRVRSELEYAIRDFFQSRDYTLIDSPILTPAACEGTSTLFETEYFGDTAYLSQSGQLYLEPAAAALGKVYCFGPTFRAEKSKTRRHLTEFWMVEPEVAWLRFDGLLDLCEEFLSSIVARVLDRCSDDLERLEREVSLLEPTTQRPYPRLDYGTAIDKLKELGSDIQFGEDFGGDDETMLTELYDRPLLVTRYPADIKAFYMQPDAEDPSRALAVDVLAPEGYGEIIGGSERSDSLEHLERQIAVHKLPKEAFEWYLDVRRYGSFPHSGFGMGIERCVAWICGIAHLREAIPYPRLINRLYP, encoded by the coding sequence ATGTCACGCCCCGTCATCACCATTGCCGAGCTTGCTGAATACGAGGACCAGGAAGTCGCCATTCGCGGCTGGGTCTACAACTGGCGCAAGAAGGGAAAGCTGCGCTTCATCATCCTTCGCGACGGTTTCGGCTATCTGCAATGTGTGGTGTTCCGCCCCGAGGTGGAGGAAGCTGTGTGGGAGACGGCGGTCGAGCTGACCCAGGAGTCCTCGGTCGAGGTGACCGGCCTGATTGTTCCGGACGATCGCGCACCGGGCGGCTACGAGCTCAAGGTCTCGGACCTTCAGATCATTCAAGTAGCGCCGGAATTTCCGATCGGCAAGAAAGACCACGGCCCCGACTTCCTTCTCAACCACCGCCACCTGTGGCTGCGTTCCAGGCGTCAACACGCGATCATGCGGGTCCGCTCCGAGCTCGAGTACGCGATTCGCGATTTCTTCCAGAGCCGCGACTACACCCTGATCGATTCTCCAATTCTCACGCCGGCGGCGTGCGAGGGCACCTCGACGCTCTTCGAAACCGAGTACTTCGGCGATACCGCCTACCTCTCTCAGTCGGGACAGCTCTACCTGGAACCGGCCGCCGCCGCCCTCGGCAAGGTCTATTGCTTCGGACCGACCTTTCGCGCCGAGAAATCCAAAACCCGGCGCCATCTGACCGAGTTCTGGATGGTCGAGCCGGAGGTGGCATGGCTCCGGTTCGACGGGCTGCTCGATCTGTGCGAGGAGTTCCTCTCTTCGATCGTAGCCAGGGTGCTCGACCGGTGCAGCGACGACCTCGAGCGCCTGGAGCGAGAAGTTTCATTGCTCGAACCCACGACCCAGCGGCCCTATCCGCGGCTCGACTACGGCACTGCGATCGACAAGCTGAAGGAGCTGGGCTCCGACATCCAGTTCGGAGAAGATTTCGGCGGCGACGACGAAACGATGCTGACCGAGCTTTACGATCGGCCGCTGCTCGTCACTCGCTACCCGGCCGACATCAAGGCCTTCTACATGCAGCCTGACGCCGAGGATCCGAGCCGTGCCCTGGCAGTGGACGTGCTCGCGCCCGAAGGTTATGGCGAAATCATCGGTGGCTCGGAGCGGTCGGACTCGCTCGAGCACCTCGAGCGACAGATTGCTGTTCATAAACTTCCGAAAGAGGCCTTTGAGTGGTATCTGGACGTCCGCCGATACGGGTCCTTCCCCCATTCCGGCTTCGGCATGGGTATCGAGCGCTGCGTCGCCTGGATCTGCGGCATCGCCCACCTGCGAGAGGCCATCCCCTACCCCCGGCTCATCAACCGGCTTTACCCGTAG
- the trpE gene encoding anthranilate synthase component I, with protein sequence MELRSYQDEFLEYARDYDVVPVVQELTSDTVTPFTVYSRLAANGRNPFLLESVEGGERAARYSFVGVDPFRIVEIRGGAVFVDGAPREGPPIEELRRATDFGSVAPVEGLPPFAGGAMGYLGYDAVRLVESVPSSGRDEGGLPEAWFGVYDGVVALDRARQRLLLVVAARIGDDPDLAWQGARKRLGTMHRALLGGGASPRPHVIPEPAANWQGWRAVPSEESYMSSVSRAREYILAGDVFQVVLSRRWRKMPRCTTAEVYRMLRLTNPSPYMFLFDTGQAQILGSSPEMLVRVNGDSVTTCPIAGTRRRGGDRAEDAALEEELKSDPKERAEHVMLVDLGRNDIGRVAEPGTVRVTREMEVERYSHVMHLVSEVEGKLREDLDAWDALFACFPAGTLSGAPKVRAMEIIDELEEVLRGVYGGAVGYRNLNGDLDSCIAIRTMVERGGNVQIQAGAGIVYDSVPENELAECSAKASALVEAVAMAEAASNTSVHEE encoded by the coding sequence ATGGAGCTTCGGTCGTATCAAGACGAGTTCCTCGAATACGCGCGTGACTACGATGTCGTGCCGGTGGTTCAGGAGCTGACCTCGGACACGGTGACCCCGTTCACGGTCTACTCGCGCCTGGCGGCCAACGGTCGCAACCCATTCCTGCTCGAGAGTGTCGAAGGCGGTGAACGCGCCGCGCGGTACTCCTTCGTCGGTGTAGATCCCTTTCGGATCGTTGAGATCCGAGGCGGCGCGGTCTTCGTCGACGGGGCCCCCCGAGAAGGCCCTCCTATAGAGGAGTTGCGGCGAGCAACCGATTTTGGATCGGTGGCGCCGGTCGAAGGCCTGCCGCCTTTCGCCGGCGGAGCCATGGGTTACCTTGGTTACGATGCAGTCCGGCTGGTCGAGTCCGTTCCCTCAAGCGGTCGAGACGAGGGCGGTCTTCCGGAGGCCTGGTTCGGCGTTTATGACGGCGTCGTCGCACTCGATAGGGCCCGTCAACGGCTTTTGCTCGTGGTGGCGGCGAGGATCGGCGACGACCCGGATTTGGCCTGGCAAGGCGCCCGAAAACGTCTCGGTACGATGCACCGAGCCCTCCTTGGCGGCGGTGCCAGTCCCCGTCCCCACGTCATTCCGGAACCGGCGGCGAATTGGCAAGGGTGGCGGGCAGTCCCGTCAGAGGAAAGCTACATGTCGTCGGTATCGAGGGCCCGAGAATACATCCTTGCTGGCGATGTCTTCCAGGTCGTGCTGTCCCGACGCTGGCGTAAGATGCCGCGCTGCACGACCGCCGAGGTCTATCGGATGTTGCGGTTGACCAACCCGTCGCCCTACATGTTCCTCTTCGACACCGGTCAGGCGCAGATTCTCGGATCGAGTCCGGAGATGCTGGTCCGGGTGAATGGCGACTCCGTCACGACGTGTCCGATCGCGGGCACCCGGCGGCGAGGCGGCGATCGGGCGGAGGACGCCGCGCTCGAGGAGGAGCTGAAATCCGACCCGAAAGAGCGTGCCGAGCACGTCATGCTGGTCGATCTGGGCCGCAACGACATCGGTCGGGTGGCGGAACCGGGAACGGTCAGGGTGACGCGCGAGATGGAGGTCGAGCGCTACAGCCACGTCATGCATCTCGTGAGCGAAGTCGAGGGGAAGCTGCGCGAGGATCTCGATGCGTGGGACGCCCTATTCGCCTGTTTTCCCGCCGGCACGCTCAGCGGCGCGCCGAAGGTTCGAGCAATGGAGATCATCGACGAGCTGGAGGAAGTCCTGCGCGGGGTCTACGGCGGTGCAGTCGGATACCGCAACCTCAACGGCGATCTCGACTCGTGCATCGCGATTCGCACAATGGTGGAACGCGGCGGAAACGTCCAGATCCAGGCTGGCGCCGGCATCGTCTACGACTCTGTGCCCGAAAACGAGCTCGCTGAATGCTCGGCCAAGGCAAGCGCCCTGGTGGAAGCCGTCGCCATGGCAGAGGCGGCGTCCAATACAAGCGTGCACGAGGAGTAG
- a CDS encoding aminodeoxychorismate/anthranilate synthase component II: MILMIDNYDSFTYNLVQELSEVGSAPIEVVRNDAASAEELLEQRPQAVVISPGPGLPEESGVTLDVIRAAADLPLLGICLGHQAIAVACGARVVRASEPVHGKTSPIFHAGAGIFEGLADGFEATRYHSLIVERETWPERLEITAWTEDGVVMGLRDRDNLHFGVQFHPESYLCVDGRKILARFLDIADIQLREEWKRKQDEE, encoded by the coding sequence GTGATTCTGATGATCGACAACTACGACTCCTTCACCTACAACCTGGTGCAGGAGCTTTCGGAGGTCGGTTCGGCGCCGATCGAGGTAGTGCGGAACGATGCCGCCAGCGCTGAAGAGTTGCTGGAGCAACGGCCTCAGGCGGTGGTGATTTCTCCCGGTCCGGGTCTTCCCGAAGAATCCGGAGTCACCCTCGATGTGATCCGAGCTGCAGCCGATCTCCCGTTACTCGGGATTTGCCTTGGCCACCAGGCGATTGCTGTCGCCTGCGGCGCTCGCGTGGTGCGGGCGTCCGAGCCGGTTCACGGGAAAACGTCCCCGATTTTTCACGCCGGAGCCGGGATCTTCGAAGGACTGGCTGACGGTTTCGAAGCCACCCGGTACCATTCCCTGATCGTGGAACGCGAGACCTGGCCAGAACGCCTCGAAATCACCGCCTGGACCGAAGACGGAGTTGTGATGGGATTGCGCGACCGGGATAATCTCCACTTCGGTGTCCAGTTCCACCCCGAATCTTACCTCTGCGTCGACGGCAGGAAAATCCTGGCGCGTTTCCTCGACATCGCTGATATTCAATTGCGCGAAGAATGGAAAAGAAAACAGGATGAGGAATGA
- the trpD gene encoding anthranilate phosphoribosyltransferase, with protein sequence MMLIDHKAMLNRLLIGRDLEPEVMEAFIGLVMDGAVAEVVVAAVLAALRAKGETGVEVAAAARAMRSRALEVPVATPSRSVDTCGTGGDGAETINISTAAALLVSAAGVPVAKHGNRSVSSRCGSADVLEAAGIQLDLTPQAMATLHDEVGIAFLFAPRLHPAMKAVMPVRRALGVRTVFNLLGPLTNPAGVERQVIGVWGSDVLGLMASALAELGAKHGLVVHSDDGLDEISVCAPTTVIEVRDGEVIEERRVDPAKLGIEVDDPDSLKGGDVNENLRRLRTILAGDENSAAADAVALNAGAALYVAGEASDLESGFRRARDVQRSGAALETLENWVRRSRELGDDS encoded by the coding sequence ATGATGCTCATCGACCACAAAGCCATGCTCAACCGCCTGCTCATCGGCCGGGACCTCGAGCCAGAGGTCATGGAAGCGTTCATCGGCCTCGTCATGGATGGAGCCGTCGCCGAAGTCGTTGTCGCGGCCGTACTGGCGGCTCTCCGGGCAAAGGGGGAAACCGGTGTCGAGGTGGCCGCGGCGGCGCGTGCCATGCGATCACGCGCTCTGGAGGTTCCTGTTGCGACTCCCTCGAGGTCCGTCGATACGTGCGGTACCGGAGGCGACGGTGCCGAGACGATCAACATTTCGACCGCAGCTGCGCTCCTGGTGTCTGCCGCGGGCGTGCCGGTCGCCAAGCATGGAAACCGGTCGGTGTCTTCCCGGTGTGGTTCGGCCGATGTGCTCGAGGCCGCTGGAATCCAGCTCGACCTGACCCCCCAGGCGATGGCCACGTTGCACGACGAGGTCGGTATCGCTTTTCTCTTCGCGCCGCGCCTCCATCCGGCGATGAAGGCGGTCATGCCGGTTCGTCGGGCGCTCGGTGTCCGAACGGTCTTCAACCTTCTGGGCCCGCTAACCAACCCGGCTGGCGTGGAGCGTCAGGTGATCGGAGTCTGGGGCTCGGATGTGCTTGGCCTGATGGCTTCGGCATTGGCCGAGCTCGGCGCCAAACACGGCCTAGTGGTGCACTCTGACGACGGACTCGATGAAATCTCGGTCTGTGCGCCGACGACGGTGATCGAGGTCCGAGACGGCGAGGTCATCGAAGAGCGGCGGGTCGATCCGGCAAAGCTCGGAATCGAGGTTGACGATCCGGACTCTCTCAAGGGGGGCGACGTGAATGAAAACCTGCGCCGCTTGCGCACCATACTTGCTGGTGATGAGAATTCGGCGGCGGCAGATGCGGTAGCGCTGAACGCTGGGGCCGCGCTCTACGTAGCCGGTGAGGCAAGCGATCTGGAAAGCGGTTTTCGCCGTGCTCGAGACGTACAGCGTTCGGGAGCTGCACTCGAGACTCTCGAGAATTGGGTGCGGAGATCCCGGGAACTGGGTGATGACAGCTGA
- the trpC gene encoding indole-3-glycerol phosphate synthase TrpC gives MTADSVLDRIVADVRRRLEASTEAPGLEEAALKAVEERRATGLRSLSEALSRPGVALIAECKKASPSAGVIREDFDAAALAAAYAAGGASAISVVTEPAFFKGRVHWIDEVRQAVALPVLRKDFIFDRRQLLETAVLGADAVLLIARILDEETLADLLETASGLDLEVLLEVFADEDPAAVVKSEAQILGVNARDLATFEVRLDRVEALVAELPEERLRIAESGIRGAEDLQRLLGVGYDGFLVGEHLVRATDPQQAVRDLIGIGSLDAHQ, from the coding sequence ATGACAGCTGATTCAGTACTCGATCGAATTGTCGCCGATGTGCGTCGGCGCCTCGAAGCATCTACCGAGGCGCCCGGCCTCGAGGAAGCCGCACTCAAGGCCGTAGAGGAACGCCGGGCCACCGGCCTTCGCTCTCTCTCAGAAGCTCTCTCTCGACCGGGGGTCGCGCTGATCGCCGAGTGCAAAAAGGCGTCACCCTCCGCGGGGGTCATTCGCGAGGACTTCGATGCGGCGGCTCTGGCTGCTGCGTATGCAGCAGGTGGTGCCTCCGCCATTTCGGTCGTTACCGAGCCCGCCTTCTTCAAAGGTCGTGTTCATTGGATTGACGAGGTGCGCCAGGCCGTCGCTCTCCCGGTGCTGCGAAAGGACTTCATCTTCGACCGGCGGCAACTCTTGGAGACCGCAGTCCTTGGTGCCGATGCAGTACTCCTGATCGCGCGCATCCTTGATGAGGAAACCTTGGCCGATCTTCTGGAGACGGCGTCGGGGCTCGATCTCGAGGTGCTGCTCGAGGTCTTTGCCGACGAGGATCCGGCTGCGGTTGTGAAATCCGAGGCACAGATCCTCGGCGTCAATGCCCGCGATCTCGCCACCTTCGAGGTTCGCCTTGACCGGGTGGAGGCTTTGGTGGCCGAACTTCCCGAAGAGCGCCTGCGGATCGCCGAGAGCGGGATCCGTGGTGCGGAGGACCTCCAGCGATTGCTCGGGGTTGGTTACGACGGTTTCCTGGTCGGGGAGCACCTGGTGAGGGCAACAGACCCGCAGCAAGCCGTCCGGGATCTCATCGGGATCGGGAGTCTGGACGCACACCAGTGA
- a CDS encoding phosphoribosylanthranilate isomerase, which yields MKIKICGITTPGDAEAAVQAGADFLGFVFRRGTPRALAPRSAEWIREIDGVARVGVFLDAPLAEVMTVRELLDLGWIQLHGEEPDAYLDAIGSRVIRRVPVEPEIDWKRIADLSSRCLPLFDPGAGDGVAWAWEGLGERPPGVRFGLAGGLTPENVGEAVRIVRPELVDVSSGVEAAPGIKDHQKIRDFIAEARAALP from the coding sequence GTGAAGATCAAGATCTGTGGAATCACGACTCCGGGAGATGCCGAGGCAGCCGTCCAGGCCGGCGCGGATTTTCTCGGTTTCGTTTTCAGGCGGGGCACGCCGCGTGCCTTGGCTCCGCGGTCTGCAGAGTGGATCCGAGAGATTGATGGTGTAGCGAGGGTGGGTGTGTTTCTCGATGCACCGCTCGCTGAAGTAATGACGGTCCGGGAGCTTCTCGACCTCGGTTGGATTCAACTGCACGGCGAAGAGCCCGACGCTTATTTGGATGCTATCGGGAGTCGAGTGATACGCCGGGTACCGGTCGAGCCTGAAATCGACTGGAAGCGGATTGCGGACCTCAGTTCCCGGTGCCTACCGCTCTTCGACCCCGGTGCCGGAGACGGCGTCGCGTGGGCGTGGGAGGGTCTGGGAGAGAGGCCGCCGGGAGTGCGCTTCGGCCTTGCGGGCGGCCTCACGCCGGAGAATGTCGGCGAGGCTGTTCGGATCGTGCGACCGGAACTCGTCGATGTCTCATCCGGTGTGGAGGCCGCTCCGGGGATCAAGGACCACCAGAAGATCCGTGACTTCATCGCCGAGGCGCGAGCAGCACTTCCCTGA